Proteins found in one Nitrospirota bacterium genomic segment:
- a CDS encoding hemerythrin domain-containing protein, translating to MAERFLEVKYKCLHQSCQIKKCKQGVLHIDESLFNQLSESFEDKNLFKSPRGYCRLGFTQTLQVVDVKDAGIEDEPQIELSAEEKELKRLTDPMEILKEEHNVVLKKLELIENMIKRRDLDGLWVTVSEVEDDIALHSLEKEEGILFPMLEKASSLTSGEISIMKEDHRELEALLHSIKDGLREGDILDGVFGSALANLRNHIRKEDEEFFEVIDQCLDAEGKKRLLEEMAKIEKNHKKIEHGERCALVHSHGEPDARREQYNEAVAAAKLAGAKDDSCC from the coding sequence ATGGCAGAGCGGTTTCTTGAGGTAAAATATAAATGTTTACATCAGTCTTGCCAGATTAAGAAGTGCAAACAGGGTGTCCTGCATATAGATGAATCTCTGTTTAATCAGCTCTCGGAATCTTTTGAGGATAAAAATCTTTTCAAAAGTCCGCGCGGCTATTGCCGTCTTGGCTTTACACAGACACTGCAAGTTGTAGATGTAAAAGACGCAGGCATAGAGGATGAACCGCAGATAGAACTATCAGCAGAGGAAAAAGAGTTGAAGCGGCTTACTGACCCAATGGAGATACTGAAAGAAGAACACAATGTTGTATTGAAAAAACTTGAACTCATCGAGAACATGATTAAGCGGAGAGATTTAGACGGCTTATGGGTTACTGTATCAGAAGTTGAGGATGATATCGCCCTCCACTCTTTAGAGAAGGAAGAGGGAATTTTATTCCCAATGCTTGAAAAGGCGTCATCCCTCACATCCGGTGAAATCTCTATAATGAAGGAAGACCATAGGGAGCTTGAGGCCCTTCTCCATTCTATTAAAGATGGACTAAGAGAAGGGGATATCCTTGATGGAGTTTTTGGTTCTGCCCTGGCAAATTTACGGAATCACATACGTAAAGAGGATGAGGAGTTTTTTGAGGTGATAGATCAGTGTCTTGATGCAGAAGGTAAGAAGCGTCTCCTTGAAGAGATGGCAAAGATAGAGAAAAATCACAAAAAGATCGAGCATGGGGAGAGATGTGCACTTGTACACAGCCACGGAGAGCCTGATGCAAGACGTGAGCAATATAATGAGGCAGTTGCAGCAGCTAAATTAGCCGGAGCTAAAGATGATAGCTGTTGTTAA
- a CDS encoding Hsp70 family protein produces the protein MSTTETTPHEEISCIRDTFNAVKNITDIHDKKRILVRCINCIKEIPKTYESMSAYQLCVSLANSVKSPSDRKALLLVIAGEIPRDPEFSSLYAAVMKDAVLASNNIEDPKTRKDSLLKIADEIQEKQSLHPLYVQAISNAIKAANEIKDSQHRIHALLTIATDLPKTHELNPLRLNAFKHALNLSTTINQVSQATYYDRKLLDEIARTLPKSCDYAFYRQYTLLGIAKEIPKTGEFLTLYKDAIKLAIAAATTIDEPYYRKYALCYIADEVRSTHELYPLYKETVKEAFKASAEIVSPLAKIHALIEMLKDFAKNPDFFPQIQYALKNILEFYSISKMIKELSPMEIIDFILVAEDKGVIKDSTKSKNTKLKYGEMLAKELEIIGPMLNDIRLIDILKPYTHIWIQPKDLRDAVSTIVDRLEELKKRFHGKEILKPVFSHEHFTSRREQAIENMSVKVEEKSCISIDIGATNTVIMRKKKGVQPEYVTLKSISRQLNGVSIVPSILSPKSDIIGAAAVNTSDNDVIINFKKMLLENQKESKKYMEKFLTILHQHLRDEVYTTSKWMTMLSGFSGGISDKLYTTVPIGFPGYKRSVREILGRIMKGTEIEILEEPLAAAIGYQMADQKDKIVLIIDFGGSTLDTMILRLNINNVHVIAKPDRSKMLGGHDIDIWLAGYLGEKLGHGGDKPSPELIKKAEDIKISLSDKNEAVFTWNGTDICKINRKVFEEVLNNHDFYKGVDQSISYILWKAEKVGIKKDKIEAILLTGGSSQIPSFKEKVSSLFPRLEENNSIYNHSPFSAVAMGAAMFASRNISDKHLGLAYAIKYQTEDKQVPPAYEIIFEKGEAYPFEKTFRINPARTVGEQNEMFLELFEIPEKNITRRWEKQGGVEFIKQVMKPEEDMALKELKIITLQLDETIDEEVHVTFTLNDSGQIKIKYGKNHREVDTGIRLQ, from the coding sequence ATGAGTACAACAGAAACCACACCTCATGAAGAAATATCGTGCATTAGAGATACTTTTAATGCTGTAAAAAATATTACTGATATTCATGACAAAAAGAGGATCCTTGTACGCTGTATCAATTGTATAAAGGAGATACCCAAGACTTATGAGTCTATGTCCGCATACCAGTTATGTGTCAGCCTTGCAAACAGTGTAAAATCCCCTTCTGACAGGAAGGCACTGCTCCTTGTGATAGCAGGGGAAATACCGCGTGATCCTGAGTTCTCTTCCCTTTATGCCGCTGTGATGAAAGATGCGGTACTTGCATCAAATAATATCGAAGACCCAAAGACAAGGAAGGACTCACTGCTGAAGATAGCGGATGAAATCCAGGAAAAACAATCCCTGCACCCGCTCTATGTTCAGGCAATATCAAACGCAATAAAGGCAGCAAATGAGATAAAGGATTCACAGCACCGGATACACGCACTTCTCACTATTGCAACTGACCTCCCGAAAACACACGAGCTTAATCCCCTGCGCCTTAATGCATTTAAACATGCACTTAATCTTTCAACTACAATAAATCAGGTATCCCAGGCAACTTATTATGACAGGAAACTACTGGATGAAATAGCAAGGACTCTCCCCAAGAGCTGTGATTATGCCTTCTACAGGCAATACACACTGCTTGGAATAGCAAAGGAGATACCTAAGACAGGAGAGTTCCTTACCTTATATAAAGATGCTATAAAACTCGCCATTGCTGCGGCTACTACTATTGATGAACCTTATTACAGGAAATATGCACTTTGCTATATCGCAGATGAGGTTCGTTCAACACACGAATTATATCCATTATATAAAGAGACCGTGAAGGAGGCATTCAAGGCATCTGCTGAGATTGTTTCCCCGCTGGCAAAGATCCACGCCCTTATAGAGATGCTGAAAGACTTTGCTAAAAATCCTGACTTTTTCCCACAGATACAGTATGCCCTGAAAAATATACTTGAATTCTATTCAATATCAAAGATGATAAAAGAACTCTCGCCGATGGAGATAATTGACTTCATACTTGTTGCTGAGGATAAAGGGGTTATCAAGGACTCGACAAAGTCAAAGAATACAAAACTAAAGTACGGGGAAATGCTTGCAAAGGAGCTTGAAATAATCGGGCCGATGTTAAATGATATACGTCTTATAGACATCCTTAAACCATATACCCATATATGGATTCAACCCAAAGATTTAAGAGATGCAGTCAGTACAATCGTTGACCGGCTTGAAGAACTAAAAAAACGTTTTCATGGGAAAGAGATTCTCAAACCTGTCTTCAGTCATGAGCACTTCACCTCCCGCAGAGAGCAGGCAATTGAAAATATGTCCGTTAAGGTTGAAGAAAAGTCCTGCATATCAATAGACATTGGGGCTACCAATACGGTTATTATGAGGAAGAAAAAAGGTGTCCAGCCGGAGTACGTCACTCTGAAATCAATCTCAAGACAGCTTAACGGTGTCTCTATTGTCCCATCAATACTAAGCCCCAAATCAGATATAATAGGCGCTGCGGCAGTTAATACCTCGGATAATGATGTAATAATAAACTTTAAGAAGATGCTTCTGGAAAATCAGAAGGAATCCAAAAAATACATGGAGAAGTTTCTTACAATACTGCATCAGCATCTCCGTGATGAGGTATACACTACATCAAAATGGATGACAATGCTATCAGGGTTCTCAGGCGGAATATCAGACAAACTTTACACAACCGTGCCAATCGGATTCCCTGGATATAAACGGTCAGTAAGAGAGATACTGGGCAGGATAATGAAGGGGACAGAGATTGAGATACTTGAAGAGCCCCTTGCAGCGGCCATCGGTTATCAGATGGCGGACCAGAAAGATAAGATAGTATTGATTATAGATTTTGGCGGGAGTACCCTCGATACCATGATACTGCGGCTTAACATAAATAATGTCCATGTTATTGCTAAACCGGACAGATCCAAGATGCTCGGCGGTCATGATATTGATATATGGCTTGCAGGATACCTCGGTGAAAAGCTAGGACATGGCGGAGATAAACCTTCCCCTGAATTAATAAAAAAGGCAGAAGACATTAAGATATCGCTATCCGACAAAAACGAAGCAGTGTTTACCTGGAACGGTACTGATATATGTAAGATTAACAGAAAGGTCTTTGAAGAGGTACTGAACAATCACGACTTTTATAAAGGCGTAGATCAGTCAATATCGTATATCCTGTGGAAGGCGGAGAAGGTTGGTATTAAGAAAGATAAGATAGAGGCAATACTGCTTACCGGCGGTTCATCCCAGATACCATCTTTTAAAGAGAAGGTATCCTCTCTATTTCCAAGGCTTGAGGAGAATAACTCAATCTATAACCACAGCCCATTTTCAGCAGTTGCAATGGGGGCGGCTATGTTTGCATCAAGGAATATTAGTGACAAACATTTAGGCCTGGCTTATGCCATCAAATATCAGACAGAGGACAAACAAGTACCGCCCGCTTATGAGATTATATTTGAAAAAGGGGAGGCATATCCATTTGAAAAAACATTCAGGATAAATCCGGCCCGGACAGTAGGCGAACAGAATGAGATGTTCCTTGAGTTATTTGAAATCCCTGAAAAAAACATAACAAGGAGATGGGAAAAACAGGGGGGCGTTGAATTTATAAAACAGGTGATGAAACCTGAAGAGGATATGGCCTTAAAAGAACTGAAGATTATCACACTGCAGCTTGATGAAACTATAGATGAAGAGGTTCATGTAACATTCACACTCAATGATTCAGGACAGATAAAGATAAAGTATGGAAAGAACCATAGGGAGGTGGATACGGGGATAAGGCTTCAGTGA
- a CDS encoding DUF2299 family protein, with protein MEYTTIEEAQNVILKWLKENHHNMDEVKDNNSNFHYELDYPLGTQKKQRVIQPKDYPSLVLLLNGVSIAPEHMEKIKAMSEEERDSLYNEIRKDLIFSDCSYDMNLDESGIVRQVQFSYEFYFDSLTKTQLYRGLLLNYRTLLYFVTKFNDKFGIPVIDNAELLPEGDEHAR; from the coding sequence TTGGAATATACAACAATTGAAGAGGCACAGAATGTCATATTAAAGTGGCTAAAGGAAAACCATCACAATATGGATGAGGTAAAGGATAACAACTCAAATTTTCACTATGAACTTGATTATCCGCTCGGTACACAGAAGAAACAGCGTGTAATCCAACCTAAGGATTACCCGTCATTAGTATTGTTGTTGAATGGTGTATCAATTGCACCTGAGCACATGGAAAAAATAAAGGCGATGTCAGAAGAAGAACGGGATAGCTTGTATAATGAGATAAGGAAGGACCTGATATTCTCAGATTGCAGTTATGACATGAACCTGGATGAGTCCGGTATAGTAAGGCAGGTACAGTTTTCTTATGAATTCTATTTTGACAGCCTTACAAAGACGCAGTTGTACAGAGGCCTTCTCCTTAATTACAGGACACTCTTATATTTCGTGACAAAATTTAATGACAAATTCGGTATCCCTGTAATTGATAATGCAGAACTGCTTCCTGAAGGGGATGAGCACGCAAGGTAG
- a CDS encoding right-handed parallel beta-helix repeat-containing protein, whose product MLIKKGFKGSRVQGFKWSSEMKGKLLFILVGIIVFLSVINSDAATINVPDNFKTIHDAVENSQSGDTIIVRNGNYHENIVISKPLTLQSEKGADVTVLKPSNTSEPVIKVMDTNNVSIIGFTATGSAISGIYLYKTTNSKLLENKSIENRNGIFLYSSDNNSLTGNETKSNDQTGIYLEASNGNVVERNEADSNREKGIFLISANSNKVTDNSASLNEWNGITLWSANNNTIKGNKVYRNTYGIIMSNSTGNDVSENPTWTNFYIILPILLIYLGVLLYWVERRIFLIFYREEHV is encoded by the coding sequence TTGTTAATAAAAAAAGGATTCAAGGGGTCGAGGGTTCAAGGATTCAAGTGGTCAAGTGAAATGAAGGGGAAATTACTATTTATTCTTGTTGGTATAATAGTCTTTTTATCTGTTATCAATTCTGATGCTGCAACTATTAATGTACCTGATAATTTTAAGACCATCCATGATGCAGTAGAGAACTCCCAGTCCGGTGATACCATAATAGTCAGGAATGGGAATTACCATGAAAATATAGTTATCTCTAAGCCCCTTACTTTACAATCAGAAAAAGGCGCTGATGTAACAGTCCTCAAACCGTCAAATACATCAGAACCGGTCATTAAGGTGATGGATACCAATAATGTATCCATTATAGGTTTTACTGCCACTGGATCTGCTATATCAGGAATATATCTATACAAAACGACTAACTCAAAACTCCTCGAAAATAAGAGTATAGAGAATAGAAATGGTATATTCCTTTATTCCTCTGATAATAACTCTTTAACAGGTAATGAAACCAAATCAAATGACCAGACAGGGATATATCTTGAGGCTTCAAATGGAAATGTTGTTGAAAGGAATGAGGCTGATTCCAACAGAGAAAAGGGGATATTCCTTATTTCTGCCAACTCTAATAAAGTGACGGACAACAGTGCAAGCCTGAATGAATGGAATGGAATTACCCTTTGGTCTGCTAATAATAATACGATTAAGGGCAACAAGGTTTACAGAAATACTTATGGAATCATTATGAGCAATTCCACCGGTAATGATGTATCTGAAAACCCTACATGGACTAACTTCTATATTATCCTGCCTATTCTGCTGATATACCTCGGTGTATTACTGTATTGGGTGGAGAGGAGAATATTTTTAATTTTCTACCGTGAAGAGCATGTTTGA